A region of Nocardioides sp. JS614 DNA encodes the following proteins:
- a CDS encoding tetratricopeptide repeat protein: MNDSDRETDPETQELQAPPVVFPGQAGPESAYRTAFDLLARRAPREALEVIEPALAEEPDNTGLRTLRAWAFLMRAQLQRAEDELNRLVEENPADDWTRHALGRCLERQSRYAEALPHLRLAATMSGDPEHDLAVLRVERRLAETGETSYDKLV, encoded by the coding sequence GACCGATCCCGAGACCCAGGAGCTGCAGGCGCCGCCCGTCGTCTTCCCGGGCCAGGCCGGCCCGGAGTCGGCGTACCGCACCGCCTTCGACCTGCTCGCCCGGCGGGCGCCGCGGGAGGCGCTCGAGGTCATCGAGCCGGCGCTGGCCGAGGAGCCCGACAACACCGGGCTGCGCACGCTGCGCGCCTGGGCCTTCCTGATGCGCGCCCAGCTGCAGCGTGCCGAGGACGAGCTGAACCGCCTGGTCGAGGAGAACCCCGCCGACGACTGGACGCGGCACGCCCTCGGGCGGTGCCTGGAGCGGCAGAGCCGGTACGCCGAGGCGCTCCCGCACCTGCGCCTGGCCGCGACCATGAGCGGCGACCCCGAGCACGACCTCGCCGTGCTGCGGGTGGAGCGGCGGCTCGCCGAGACCGGCGAGACGTCGTACGACAAGCTGGTCTGA
- the map gene encoding type I methionyl aminopeptidase, with protein sequence MTPPLRSVPASIPRPEYVGKDAPTPFSGAEVKDAETVERMRAAGRLAARARDLVGSHVAPGVTTDELDRVGHEFLCDHGAYPSTLGYRGFPKSLCASVNEVVCHGIPDDRMVEDGDIVNIDVTAYLDGVHGDTNATFLAGDVDEESRLLVERTREALDRGIKAVRPGRRINVIGRVIESYAARFGYGVVREFTGHGIGSSFHSGLVVPHYDDPAYDTVIEVGMTFTIEPMLNLGTHEWDLAEDGWTVLTRDRRRSAQFEHTLLVTPTGAEVLTLP encoded by the coding sequence GTGACTCCCCCGCTGCGCTCGGTGCCCGCCTCGATCCCCCGACCGGAGTACGTCGGCAAGGACGCGCCCACGCCGTTCAGCGGCGCCGAGGTCAAGGACGCGGAGACCGTGGAGCGGATGCGGGCCGCCGGCCGGCTGGCCGCCCGGGCCCGCGACCTGGTCGGGTCGCACGTCGCGCCTGGGGTGACCACCGACGAGCTGGACCGGGTCGGCCACGAGTTCCTGTGCGACCACGGCGCCTACCCCTCGACGCTGGGCTACCGCGGGTTCCCCAAGTCGCTGTGCGCCAGCGTCAACGAGGTCGTCTGCCACGGCATCCCCGACGACCGGATGGTCGAGGACGGCGACATCGTCAACATCGACGTCACCGCCTACCTCGACGGCGTGCACGGCGACACCAACGCCACGTTCCTCGCCGGGGACGTCGACGAGGAGTCGCGGCTGCTGGTCGAGCGCACCCGCGAGGCGTTGGACCGCGGCATCAAGGCGGTCCGGCCGGGCCGGCGGATCAACGTGATCGGCCGGGTGATCGAGTCCTACGCGGCACGCTTCGGGTACGGCGTGGTCCGCGAGTTCACCGGCCACGGCATCGGCAGCTCGTTCCACAGCGGGCTCGTGGTGCCGCACTACGACGACCCGGCGTACGACACCGTGATCGAGGTGGGCATGACGTTCACCATCGAGCCGATGCTCAACCTGGGCACCCACGAGTGGGACCTCGCCGAGGACGGCTGGACGGTGCTCACCCGCGACCGGCGCCGCAGCGCCCAGTTCGAGCACACCCTGCTGGTCACCCCCACCGGCGCCGAGGTGCTGACGCTGCCCTGA